The genomic interval AAAACCGAGTATAACAATGAGGTTTAAAGGTGCAAACAATATTTTTTGGCCTTATAATTCAACAATCTATAGGTATTATTTTGATATATTTTTAAACAGCTCAACCGTTCATAGTGCTCTCTCATTAGCAAATAAATCTACTTTCACAAAAGTGAAAGAGCTGGAAAGCTCATCAATTTTAAAGTCAGGCAAGAATACGCTGCAATTTAGTTATTCCAGCGATTTTGATGAAAGTAATGTTTATCTTGATTATTTCAATATCACTTATCCTAAAAAGCTAAATACAACCAGTAATTCCATCAGTTTCTTTCATGATGCCGATGGTTCGAATAAACGTTATTCAGTATCTGGATTAAGTACTGTGAACGATATTTACCTTTTTGATGTAACCAACCCGCTTCATGTCAAAATATTGGCAAAGGATCAACAAAGCATATCAGGTAAATATAGTTTTGATATTCCTGCAGAATGGGATAATAAAAACTTCATAGTTAGTAGCCTTAGTTCTTCATCAATAACAACAATAAACTCACTTTCGCCCTACACAACTAACAACAATTTGTTGGATCAATCAAAAAGTGCTGACTACATCATAATAACCCGCAAATCATTATTGGATTATGGTCAACAAATTGCAGAGCTACACTCCAATCTAAAAACGGAAGTTGTTTCTGTTGAGGATATCTTTTTCTATTTCAATAATGGGGTTCAGGATCCAACTGCCATAAGAAATTTTATCCGCTACGCTTATTATAATTGGGAGACACCAAATATTTCCTACATTTTATTGTTAGGTGATGGCCATTTTGATTATAGAAATATTAGCATTCAAGACAGCAGCGTTGTTCCAACTTTTCAAATTTATGGTCTAGATGAACTATCAAGCCGGGAAAGTGATATTTTTTATGTCGATTTAGATACGCGTATCAATTCAATTGCTCCTAACACAATTACGCCTTCATTAGCGATTGGCCGTCTGCCGGTTGAAAATGCTCTTGATGCAGAGAGAGTGGTTGAGAAGTTACAAATTTACAATCAAAACCAGGTTAGAAATGGCTGGCAAACCAACATAACAATAGTTGGTGACGATGAAAAAGTCAGCGCAAGCTCAAATTCAACAGAATGGCAGCACCAATATCAAGCCGAAGAATTAGCCACTATGTCCCAGTTAAACCGCTTTAACATTTCCAGAATATATCTCTCTGCGTTTGAAACAGTTGCCGGTGGTAGGGCACGGTTAAAACCAGATGCAACACAAGCATTGCTAGATCAGATAAACCGCGGAACACTTATTGTAAATTACACCGGTCATGGTTCCCCAACGCAATGGGCACATGAAACACTTTTTAGTTTTGACAGGGATTATTCCAAAATTAATAATGAAGGGGCTTTTCCCTTTTTTATAGCGGCCACTTGCGATTTTGGCCTTTTTGATAATCCAAACCATATAAGTTTTACAGAAGCCTTAATATGGAAGGAAAAATCAGGGACAATAGGAAGTCTTGCTGCGACACGACTTGTATATTCCGGACAAAATTTTGCATTTAACAAAAGTTTTTATAGAAACTTGTTTCCTGATGGAAAACCTTCAGTCCCTCTTGGAGAGGCTTTTTTGCATTCTTTTCTTTCAAATACAGCTGGAAATACTAATGACCAGAAATACCACCTTTTTGCTGACCCTGCAATGACATTGGCAGATGCTCATCAGGACATTGAAATCACATCTATTACACCAGATACATTACAAGCCCTGAGCCAGGTTAATGTTAAAGCAAATGTAATGATAGATGACTCACCTGCAACCAATTTTAATGGTGGTGCCGTTATGCTGGTTAATGATGCGACCTTTGAAGATGTTGAAACCGGTGGTGGCCTTGAGTATAACCTGACAGGTCCCCTTGTGTTTCGGGGTGAGGTTTCTGTTGAAGATGGTGATATGGAAGCTAACTTTATCGTTCCAAAATCCATCCGTTATAAAGATAAAAATTCCGGCCGTATAACTCTCTATGCATGGGATGATGCCACGAATACAAGTGCAAGTGTAATCCGGAAAAACCTGCTATTATTAGGTTCATCCAACCTCGCAAAAGAAACAGATGGGCCTGAAATTGATATATTTTTTGATGGACAGGAAAACTTTAGTTCCGGCGACATCATATCCGCGAACCCTGTTTTAATCGCAGAATTAAGTGATGACAGCGGGATTAATTTAACAGGTCAGTTGGGCCATAAAATTGAATTGAAAATTGATGAAACAACTACAATAAATATTTCTGAATCGTTTACTTATGAGCGTGATAGTTTTACAAAAGGCATGGTACGTTACCCTATTACAAGTCTAGAACCCGGTGATCATACTTTAACTCTTCAAGCATTCGATAACCTTAACAACCGCACTGAACAAACTGTAGAATTTAAAATCACATCTGCAAGTGGCCTGGTTTTGGAGGACGTAGTTAACTATCCAAATCCTTTTAAAAGAAAGACTTCATTTACATTTCAGACAAATGCCGTTGGTGCTGAAGCTACCATTAAAATATACACCCTGTCCGGTAGATTAATTGAGAAACTGGAAGGCAATTTTACTGAAGCCGGTTACAATGAGATTGAATGGAGTGGTCTTGATCGTGACGGTAATACTTTGGCTAATGGGGTTTATTTATACAAATTAGTTTTGAAAGAAGGTAAGGATAAAAAAGAAAAGATAGAAAAAATGGTGGTAATAAAATAAATCCTAATTAATAATGTTTTTTGATCTTACTATTTAAACCTTCCAGACGCTAAACTGGAAGGTTTTTTTATAAAACTTTTCTTTCCCAATCAATCAATCTTTGCAATTATATGGGAAATGATATCCTCAATACTCACACCCTCTGCTTCTGCACTAAAAGAAGTTACAATACGATGCCTCAAAACAGAGTCTGCAATGGCTTTGACATCTTCAATTTCCGGTGCAAAACGGTTATGTAACACTGCCCTGACCTTTGCCCCTAAAATTAGATATTGTGATGCACGCGGCCCGGCTCCCCAGCGGATCCACTCAGCAAGTTTTTCATCGGAATATGGTGAGCCTTTGCGAGTAGCGCTCACTAATTTTACAGCATAATCAACTGTATTATCAGCAACCGGTATATCTTTGATTATTTTTTGAAATTTCAGGATATCTTTTTTGCTTATGCTTGATTCAATATTTGTTTTTTGAACGGCGGTGGTTCTTTTAACAATTTCAACTTCCTCTTCAAACTTAGGATAATCGAGCCAAAGGCTAAACATAAACCTGTCAAGCTGTGCTTCCGGCAATGGGTAAGTTCCTTCCTGTTCAATGGGGTTTTGCGTTGCCAAAACAAAAAAGGGTTCTTCCAAAGCAAAAGTTTCACCTGCCGTGGTAACATTATACTCCTGCATAGCTTCCAATAAAGCAGATTGTGTTTTTGGTGGGGTTCTGTTTATTTCATCTGCCAGAATAATGTTTGCAAAGATCGGCCCTTTCATAAAGCGGAATGCTTTTTTTCCTGTGGAACGATCTTCTTCCAAAATTTCTGCACCTGTTATATCACTTGGCATTAGGTCTGGCGTAAACTGTATGCGCGCAAAATCCAATCCCAGTATTTCACCTAGGGTTTTAATGATCAAAGTTTTTGCCAACCCGGGAACTCCAATCAACATACAATGCCCTTTTGCATAGAGCGAGATAAGCAATTTTTCAATTATATCATCCTGCCCAACAATAACTTTGCTAAGTTCCGAAACAATTTGTTTATAACTCTTGGAAATTTTTTGAACCGTTTTTACATCATCAGACATAACCTGCTCCAATTAACTCATTTAGTTGCTTGAGATTATTATCACAATTACTTAAATTAAGTATTTTTAAAATATTAGCTTTTAATTTAGATACTGTCAGTTTTTAATACCATAAAATTTAATGAAAAAATCAATACTCGATTGCAGCATAATTGAACTAACTGAATACCTGGCCTCGATTAATGAACCTTCATTCCGGGCAAACCAAATTTTTGAGGGTATTTACGCTCAAAATAAAATTAGTTTTGAAGAGTTCACCACACTCCCGCTTAATACACGTCAAAAACTAGCAGAAAATTTTTACCTGCGTACTTTAGAAAAAGTTGAAGAAATAACCTCAACCTTTGATAATACACAAAAGTTCCTTTGGAAATTAATAGATGGTTATAAAATTGAAAGTGTAATAATTACCGAAAACAAGCGAACTACCTTTTGCATTTCATCCCAGGTGGGCTGTGCATTGGATTGCAAATTTTGTGCGACAGGTAAAATGGGTATTCTACGTAATCTTACTCCCGGCGAGATTGTTGAACAGGTATTGCTAATGCAGGAAAAGATTGGCCAAAAGCCGACAAATATCGTTTATATGGGCATGGGAGAACCAATGCTGAATTACGATTCGGTTATTCAGGCTGCTGATATTTTAACAGCTCCCAAAGGCCTTGGCTTGGGTAAAAGGCGGATCACTATTTCCACAAGCGGCGTCATTCCCGGTATAAAACGTTTCACAAAAGAAAAACAGCCATACTCACTGGCTATATCATTAAATAGCATTGATGATAAAATTCGTGAAAAAATTATGCCTATTTCAAAAAAATATCCGATAAATGATCTTATGGATGCGGCCCGGGATTACACTGAGCAGCTAAATAAATTAATAACCTTTGAATATGTCTTACTGGACAAGTTTAATGCCTCAAAGGAAGATGCTAAAAAGCTGGTTCAATTAACCCATAGAATACCATGCAAAATAAATGTAATACCCTGTAATTCTGACGAGCCGGATTATCAGCCTCCTTCAAAAGAGAAGGTGCAAATATTTGAGCAACATATAAATGAAAGAAGCCGCAGGATAACACTTCGTAAAAGAAAAGGCTGGGAAATAAAGGCTGCATGTGGCCAATTGTATGCAGAAAATGTAAAAAAGAAACGACAATAAACTGAATAAACACTGAAAAAATTTTGTGACATAAGGAGATAAAATGTTTTTGATTTTATTTGGCGCTCCTGGTGTAGGAAAAGGAACCCAAGCGGAAAAAATTTGTGCTGAATACAATATCCCTCAAATATCAACCGGAGAAATGTTAAGAGCAGCCATTAAAGAAGGTACTGACTTAGGAAAAAAAGCTAAAATACTTATGGATAAAGGCCAGCTTGTTCCTGATGATGTAATTATGGGAATTATTGATGAAAGAATTAAAAACGATGATTGCAAAAATGGATTTATCCTAGATGGTTTTCCAAGAACCATCCGCCAGGCCGAAGAATTTACAGCAATGTTAGAAAAACATGATATTCCTGAATTTACTTGTGTCGAAATTTATGTTCCTAATGAAGCAATTTTAGAACGGCTTTTAGCAAGAGGACGTGAAGACGATTCAAAAGAAACTATTTTAAACAGATTGGAAGTTTATCAGGCACAAACAGCACCAGTGAAAGAATATTATCAGAAAGCACGAAAATTCTTTTCAGTAGATGGGAACAAATCTATTGATGAAGTATTCAATGAAATCAAAAATCTGGCAATAAATTAATACTTTCTCCAAAAGTTGTCGGTTTCTATTCTATTTATAGGACCGCCCAAAAGAGCCCGTTTTTAAAACAAAGAGCGTCTTATAATGAGAAATAGATTCTATTATTTTGTCTTATTAATTTTATCTATTATTGCATACTCATGTGAAGAACGGGAACGTAATAATATTTTTGATCCTGCAAATAAAAACAAATCTATAGATATTGGTCTTAGCCTTTCATCAACCGATTCCACAATTAGGATATCATGGAATTCTCCGGCAAATATTAAGTATACAAGTATAAATATTTTTCGAAAAACAGAAGGCGAAAAAGTAGCCCGGTTATACGCAACTGTAGAAAAAGACATTACACTTTATATTGATAATAACATCGAGTTTGACAAAGAGTATTCTTATTATCTTACAATAAATGGAGAAACGGAAGAATCTTATCCCACCGAAACAGAAACAATAATACCTGGTCCTTATTCTATCTGGATTCTTGATACTTTTTTAGCAGAAATAAACAAACTTAATTATGATTTAAGCTCATCCATAGTTAGGAAGAATGCCTTTTGGCCACCCAAAAACATGGCTATTGCAAAAAGTTTAAATCTCGCACTTGTTACATATCCAAGGTTTAGGGATATGGAGATTTTTGATATGACTAATGGTGAGTTCATAGCTGGGAACCGAAACATTGAACGCCCATATGACGCAGTTTATGATAGTGGAAATAATAAATTCTGGCTCGTTGATTCCAGCGGTTCCTTATATACAATTAACCCGGATGATGCCTCTGAACAACTTGTTTCCCGTAGTTTTATCAAACCAATACAGATAGAATTATTTGATCAGAATCTATTTATTATGGATCAGGGGTTACATAAAATTTTTATATATGATAATTCTTCACAAGTACAAGATTCTATTTTTAAAACACCTGACGACAGCTCGTTTACACATTTAAGACAGTTTCGCCTGGATAAAACAAATAACAATATTTACATCCTTGATGGTGAAGCACGCAATAATACTTTATATAAATACAATATGTTAAGTAAAGAGATAACCAATATTTTCCAGGATAGTATTATCTATTCCTTTGATGTTAATTCTGTTGATGAAACAATTTGGATAATTATTGCAAAGCGTTTAAATTCAAATCTTGTGCAACTTTCCGGTGAAACAACCCGTCATTTTATCAGTGATTTAGAAAAGCCGGTTGATATAAAGGTCAATTCTATAAACGGTAATTTTGTAATTACTGATTTTAAATTTAAAGTAAACATAAAAGTCCCAAAAGTATTTCATTATCGATCTGATTTAACAAAAATCGGTACTTTTAGCACCTACGGTGATCCTTCAAGGATTTATATTGAATGAAAAAAATACAAGTCCCATCTAAACTACTTCTTATCATAAGTGTTTTACTTGGCCTTGCAACGTTCGTTTTTGACTACCTAAAATTTGAAAGTTCACTTGGTTTTCCACAATGGCAATATGTACATGAAGTACTTACTCTTGTTATTATTGTCTTCTTTTATGGCTATGTTAAAAACCTTGCTTTTATCAAGCAGGAAAAGCTTTCCATTACACTTAAAAATTTCATAAAGCTTTTAACAGGATTATATCTCTGGGCGCTGATTTTTAAGTTTTTCATGAACCCCAGCTATTCTGCTGCATTTCCTCCGGTTCCTGATACACTATCTTCTTTAATATATAGTAACCTGGCTTCAATTAGTTCTATCTTGTTCCTGGTTCCGATGATTATTTTGGTTAAAAATCTAATCTATTTTAAACAACGGAGCCGAACCAGAATATATACTATTCTAGCACTAATCAGTACTGTAATTACGATGACATTGTCTGTGGTTTTCCAGGCACCCCTTAGCGAAACAACCGGAAATGGCATTTATGTATCAACATCACTTGTGGTTACGTTGATATTTTATGCACTTCTTGGAACTAATAATACCTGGATTACTTATTTATCGAGAAAAGAAAAATACACATATTTTTTGGTTTCAGTTGTTTTGGTGTGGATCATTATAATACTATACGGTTTTGCCTTTTTAGATTCAGTTGCTGCTCACAGTATTTCATTAGATTCTTTCACTAACCTGGCCTGGTATTTCCTGACGATTTATGCCTTGTTTTCAAGTATAACTTTTTTATTTCATCTACCAACAGCACGTGTTTTTGATCGAAAGATGAAAGAAGTTAGTTCATTACATCAGCTAGGGCGTGTAATTTCTGCAGAGTTTAATTCAGAAAAGCTGGTTGATATTGTTACAGGAATGACCACAGAAGTAATCGAATCAAATCACACATGGATTGAACTTTATGATGAAAAACGGGATAACCTCTTTGTAGCCGCTGCCGATAATCTGGATGTAAATGATCTTGAATCTTTCAACAACCACAGCATTCATGAAATAGGATTGAAGCTAATAGAGACAAAACAGCCAATAACCCTTAATAACATTACAAAAAATGGTGAGTATGCTTCTATAAAAAAATGGCGTAAGGACATTGGTTCCCTTGCTGCTGCTCCTTTAATTGATGCCGCAGGTAAAGTGCTTGGAATTATATTTGCTACCAAATCATACGAGTTTGGATTTGATCCGGATGATTTAAAAATGTTAGAAGCATATGCGAACCAGGCAGCTATTGCTCTGGAAAATGCAAAATTGGTTAAAAACTCACTGGAGCGTGAAAGACTTGAGCAAGAACTGCAAATTGCCCGAGAAGTACAGATGCGTCTGTTACCTCAAAAAGTACCATCATCCGGTAATTTAAAAATTGATACCCTAACAATTACGGCCTATGAAGTAGGTGGAGATTATTATGACTTTTTCCCAACAAAAGAAAATAATCTTGGGTTGATTATTGGTGATGTTAGCGGGAAAGGCACATCGGCGGCATTTTATATGGCCGAAACAAAAGGAATAATTCAATCGATAACGAGAAACTATTATTCACCTTATGACATTCTTGTAAATACAAATACGATCCTTTTTGATTCCCTTGAAAAAAAATCCTTTATAACTCTACTTGTAGCTCAAATCGATTATAAAAAGCAATTACTACGCTTTGCCCGTGGTGGCCATTGCCCCGTTTTGCATTATAGAGCTAAAGAACAGGAAACAGATTTTCTTCAACCGTCCGGAATTGCTATTGGCCTGGATAATGGTGAAGTATTTGATACGACATTAAAAGAAGAGAAAGTAAAACTGGCAGATGATGATATCTTAGCTTTTTACACAGATGGCCTCTCTGAAGCAATGAATAAAGAAAATGATGAATTTGGGGATGAAAGATTAGGCGAAATAATAAAAAACAATGCACACCTGGAAGTTGATGCATTAAAAGAAAAGGTTATTGATGAAATATTAGCTTTTCTTGATGGTCAAAATTTACATGATGACCTTACTTTGGTTTTAGTAAAATGTTGATAGTTTTTGAGTTTAAATTTGGAGGTATTTAATGAGCGGATTTGATGTTAGCCGGAGTGACAAAAGCGAAATATCCGTATTGTATTTAAGCGGTTTTTTGGATGCACACACAACACCTAAATTTGAAGATGGTTTGCAATCCTTGATAAAGGAAAACCGTGTTAAAATAATTGTAAACCTAAAAGACCTGGATTATATCAGCAGCGCCGGTTTAGGTGTTTTTATGGGCTTTATTGAAGAAATACGAGAAAAAGGTGGCGATATTAAACTGTCAAACCTTTCCCAAAAAGTATTTAAGGTTTTTGATTTACTTGGTTTTCCTGCCCTTTATGAAATATTTGATGAAGAAGCAGAAGCCACAGAAAAATTTAGTGAAACCAAATAATGAATTATTCGAACCTTTGATATAGAGCTAAAAAATGAAAAAAATGAGAAAATACAGATATAAAATCCGCTTCCCAAGCAGAACAGACAATCTCGAAGTTGTTCGTGATTTTGTACACCGGCTGGCCCTAAAAGCAGGGTTTGTAGAAGAAGGTGCTGATCAAATCTCTTTAGCGGTTGATGAGGCATGTACAAATGTTATCAAACATGCGCATAATTATAATTCCAGGCGTATGATTGACCTTTCTGTTAATTATGATGAGCAGAAATTTGAAATAGTTATTACAGATAAAGGCAAAGGTTTTGATCCTAAGACACTTCAAAAACCGGATTTATCAAAATATATCCATGAGGCAAAAATGGGTGGCTTGGGTATTCATTTGATGAAGACTTTGATGGATGAAGTTAATTATTCGTTTAATCCTGGAATAAAGAACCAGGTATCCTTAATAAAATACATTAAAACCGCGGCCTGATAATGAGTGATTTTTTAAATAGTTTTCGATTGAGAAATGAAGCAAATCTTGATATGGATCAGATGGACCCAAAACATCTTGAACTATCTTCATTATTTGAATTCAGCCAAACCTTAAACTCATCACTTGATATTAAATCAATTCTGGACAGCTTGCTTTTTGTACCAATGGGTCGGTTAATGGTTGGCAAAGGTTTAATCCTTTTATCTCATGATGATGAAACATGTAAAATTGCTACAGTAAAAGGAATCCCTGATGAATTAATCAACTCTGAAATAGAATTTAGCAATAAACCCTCAGAAGCTTTTCAGATCAACAATATTGAAGAATTAAAAAACTATCCTAAAATATTTTCCGATTTTAAAATAAAACTTGTCATACCTATAAAATCGATGAATAAAATTAGTGGCATGATTTTACTTGGGCCAAAACTTTTAGGCAAAGATTTTACCGAAGATGAAATATTTTTTCTCTCCTCAATTGGCAATATAGCTGCTCCGGCAATTGAAAATGCGCGCGTGTTTGAACAACTCAATTCTGTTAATTTTAAGCTGGATCAAAAAGTTCAGGAGTTAAATACCCTTTTTGAAATTGGCAATGAATTAAATCGCGTTTTTGAGTTAGATGAAATTTTAAAACGCCTATCTTTTTCTTTAATGGGCCAAATGCTTATTAACCAGTTTTTTGTAATTCTGAAAAATGGGGAAAATCATTTAAAAACAGTTTATAAAAAAGGTTCATCATTTACAGATGAAAACATTAAGCAATGTATAGATTCCGGTTTCGAAAGTAACGAGTTTAAAAAACCATTATTAGTTGATACTTTATCAGTAAAAGAAAAAAAAGTTTTTGATGAACTTGGAGTAAAAACAATTGTCCCTATGGTTTTACAGGATAAAGTACGCGGCTATATTTTCCTGGGACCAAAACTTAATAAAACAGAGTTTTCCAAATCAGATGTGGAGTTTTTAGCGACATTGGCAAATATCGCGATTATATCCATAGAGAATGCACATCTGTTTCAGGAAACCCTGGAGAAAAAAAGGCTGGAAGAAGAGCTGAATGTAGCAAAAGGAATTCAGGCAAAATTACTACCATCTAACATGCCCCAGGTAGATCGTTTTGATATTCACGGCCATAATATTCCAAGTAAACAAGTCGGCGGGGATTATTTTGATATTTTGGTAATTAATGAAAATGAAATCATATTTACGATTGCAGACGTTTCCGGAAAAGGAATGCCCGCGTCGCTGCTAATGTCAAATCTACAAGCTGGATTGCATACCTTGCACAAGGAAGACTATTCCCTCTCAGAAATTACATTTCGGTTAAATAACCTGATTTTCAGAAATACGAGTATTGAAAAGTACATTACATTTTTTATTTCCAAGTTAAACTTAAAAGAGAACACTATTAGTTTTGTAAATGCTGGACACAATCCGCCATACCTTTTTTGCAATGAAGGAAAATATGAGGAGCTGACGAAAGGTGGGATAATTTTAGGGATGATGGAAAATGTAGCCTATGAAACGGGTGAATTACCTATGGAGCCGGGCTGTTGTTTAACAATGTTTACCGATGGAGTTACTGAAGCAATGAGCCCTGATGATATCCCTTTTGATGAATTCCGGGTAATTGATTTTTTTATAAAAGAAATGTCTGGTTACAATTCCGAAAAGTTAAACTTCAAATTAATTGAACTACTTTACGATTTTGCCGGTGATCCCACAAAAGACGATGATGTTACGATTCTAACTGTCCGCCGAAATAATTAGTAACCTTCTATTTAAATTTCTTTCATCTTTACAATTTGCTCTCTAAATTAGCCGCTTTTTGGAGAGAAACCTGCATTGAATATTATTTTCATTTTAAAAGTAATTATTGGATTTATTATTTATGGCCTGCTCTATTTTGGGCTATTCAGTTTGTTAAATGGCAAGTTTGAAAATCCCCATGTTATTGCTTTCTCTATTGTTATTCTTATAAACCTTATTTTTGACCGTATTCTAAGAAACTATTACAGCCACTATCTGCAAGCCCCTTTCCGGTTCCTTCGCCTTGAGCAAAAACAAATTCTTGAAAGATTAGTCCAAAATCTTGTGGGTTCCATCCGCTATCAGGAAGCCAAGAAACTACTTTTTGAGGCATTCGGAAAATTGCTGACAGAAACCCCACAGGCATTCTATTTATGGGATAATGACCACTATTATTTATCTCATTATGCCCAAATCAAAAATGGAAGAGCCCTGCCCGTTACAATAGATTGCTCATATTTTGAAAATATGGATCTACAAACAGAACATCTTAATCTTGAAAAAGACTTATCATTGCCACAGATAAAAGTAAATGCCTTTAATTCTGAAGGTCTTTCAGAGATTTTTACTTTCCCTGGGCATAGCCACTTGTTTGCTTTTATGCTGACAACCAGGGATGCAAAAAAATTATTAAAACGCGAACCAATCAATAAGGCTTTTAAACGAGTTCAGAAAAAAGCCGGATTGGTCCTGGAAAACACGGGACTATTTATAGATCTGGAAAAAAGAAACTTTGAAATTAAAAAATTGATTGAAGTCAGCCAAAAAGTCCTCTCTTCCCTTGATACACAAACTATTCTTGATTTTATATTGGATGCTTTGGCAACACTAATCTCCTACGATGCAGCTGTAATTTTCCTGCTTGATGAAGACGGAGAATCACTTAAATCTACCAGTAGCCGTGGCTATGAAAATGTAAATCCGGATATTCTTAAGTTAAAAGTGGGACAAGGTTCTGCAGGATTTGTAGTGCAAACAAAAAACATTGATTTAATTGCAAACGTTACAGATGCTGAACATTATTGTGCCGCCCGTAAAGAGACAGTTTCCCAGGTTGCCCTTCCCTTTTTATTTGATGGTTCTGTTCTTGGTGTCTTGACTTTGGAAAGTGATGAAGAAGACTTCTTTAAGCAAAACGAAGTTGAAATATTAAAAATGTTTGCTAATCTTGTGGCTGTATCAATCCACAATGCCCGCCAGGTAGAAATCCGTTTAGCAAAACAGGCATTTGAACATGAATTGATCAACGCTGCAACTGTTCAAAAAGGCCTTTTATTAAGACGTTTACCACGGATTGATAATCTTGCTATTACAGCTGAAAACACACCCAGCAAAATTGTTAGTGGTGATTTATATGATTTCCGGAAGATAAATGAAAATGCCCTCGGTGTGGCAATAGGCGATGTTGCAGGTAAAGGTGCTCCAGCTGCGTTAATGATGACACTTGTTCTTGCGGGGTTTCGCTCACAAAACAAAACGGACTCCACAACATGTGATGTTGTAAACCATATGAATGACTTGCTGACCCAGACGACAATCGAAGGAAAATATACTACTTTTTTCTACGGCATTATTCGAATGGATTTAAATAAAATTATATTTACAAATGCCGGGCACAATGCTCCAATTCTCTTAAGAAAAAATGGAGAGGTTAAATATTTAAATAAAGGTGGAATTGTTCTGGGATTTATGGACAGCCAATATTATGAACAGGAAGAAGTAGATTTTGATGAAGGCGATATTTTTATAGCTTTTACAGACGGCGTTACTGAGATTATGGACGCCAATGAAAATGAATTTGGTGAAAATAGGATTATTGAAATTATTAAAAAACATAAAGAAAAATCTGTTCACGATATTAAAGCTGCTTTATATGAATCCCTTGGTTCTTTTTCTAACTTTAAACTAAATGCTGATGATTTAACTTTGATTATTGCCAAACACGAGTAATTACTCCGTTTTATTTTATTCTCTGCAATTTTAAACTTCTTTCGTATTTCATCGACTATTCTATTCTAACTCCTTTTTTTTGGTTTTAACTTCACTCTTTTTATATGAAAAAGAATCCAAAAGTTTTGTACATCGAAGATGATGCCGAAACCAGGTCACTCATGGCAGATATTATACGATACCGCGGGTATCAATATTTTGAAGCTGAGCGAGGCATTGAGGGCATCCGTCTTGCAA from Calditrichota bacterium carries:
- a CDS encoding adenylate kinase, with protein sequence MFLILFGAPGVGKGTQAEKICAEYNIPQISTGEMLRAAIKEGTDLGKKAKILMDKGQLVPDDVIMGIIDERIKNDDCKNGFILDGFPRTIRQAEEFTAMLEKHDIPEFTCVEIYVPNEAILERLLARGREDDSKETILNRLEVYQAQTAPVKEYYQKARKFFSVDGNKSIDEVFNEIKNLAIN
- a CDS encoding SpoIIE family protein phosphatase, whose protein sequence is MKKIQVPSKLLLIISVLLGLATFVFDYLKFESSLGFPQWQYVHEVLTLVIIVFFYGYVKNLAFIKQEKLSITLKNFIKLLTGLYLWALIFKFFMNPSYSAAFPPVPDTLSSLIYSNLASISSILFLVPMIILVKNLIYFKQRSRTRIYTILALISTVITMTLSVVFQAPLSETTGNGIYVSTSLVVTLIFYALLGTNNTWITYLSRKEKYTYFLVSVVLVWIIIILYGFAFLDSVAAHSISLDSFTNLAWYFLTIYALFSSITFLFHLPTARVFDRKMKEVSSLHQLGRVISAEFNSEKLVDIVTGMTTEVIESNHTWIELYDEKRDNLFVAAADNLDVNDLESFNNHSIHEIGLKLIETKQPITLNNITKNGEYASIKKWRKDIGSLAAAPLIDAAGKVLGIIFATKSYEFGFDPDDLKMLEAYANQAAIALENAKLVKNSLERERLEQELQIAREVQMRLLPQKVPSSGNLKIDTLTITAYEVGGDYYDFFPTKENNLGLIIGDVSGKGTSAAFYMAETKGIIQSITRNYYSPYDILVNTNTILFDSLEKKSFITLLVAQIDYKKQLLRFARGGHCPVLHYRAKEQETDFLQPSGIAIGLDNGEVFDTTLKEEKVKLADDDILAFYTDGLSEAMNKENDEFGDERLGEIIKNNAHLEVDALKEKVIDEILAFLDGQNLHDDLTLVLVKC
- a CDS encoding STAS domain-containing protein, coding for MSGFDVSRSDKSEISVLYLSGFLDAHTTPKFEDGLQSLIKENRVKIIVNLKDLDYISSAGLGVFMGFIEEIREKGGDIKLSNLSQKVFKVFDLLGFPALYEIFDEEAEATEKFSETK
- a CDS encoding ATP-binding protein — translated: MKKMRKYRYKIRFPSRTDNLEVVRDFVHRLALKAGFVEEGADQISLAVDEACTNVIKHAHNYNSRRMIDLSVNYDEQKFEIVITDKGKGFDPKTLQKPDLSKYIHEAKMGGLGIHLMKTLMDEVNYSFNPGIKNQVSLIKYIKTAA
- a CDS encoding SpoIIE family protein phosphatase, translated to MSDFLNSFRLRNEANLDMDQMDPKHLELSSLFEFSQTLNSSLDIKSILDSLLFVPMGRLMVGKGLILLSHDDETCKIATVKGIPDELINSEIEFSNKPSEAFQINNIEELKNYPKIFSDFKIKLVIPIKSMNKISGMILLGPKLLGKDFTEDEIFFLSSIGNIAAPAIENARVFEQLNSVNFKLDQKVQELNTLFEIGNELNRVFELDEILKRLSFSLMGQMLINQFFVILKNGENHLKTVYKKGSSFTDENIKQCIDSGFESNEFKKPLLVDTLSVKEKKVFDELGVKTIVPMVLQDKVRGYIFLGPKLNKTEFSKSDVEFLATLANIAIISIENAHLFQETLEKKRLEEELNVAKGIQAKLLPSNMPQVDRFDIHGHNIPSKQVGGDYFDILVINENEIIFTIADVSGKGMPASLLMSNLQAGLHTLHKEDYSLSEITFRLNNLIFRNTSIEKYITFFISKLNLKENTISFVNAGHNPPYLFCNEGKYEELTKGGIILGMMENVAYETGELPMEPGCCLTMFTDGVTEAMSPDDIPFDEFRVIDFFIKEMSGYNSEKLNFKLIELLYDFAGDPTKDDDVTILTVRRNN